From Arcticibacter tournemirensis, one genomic window encodes:
- a CDS encoding NAD-dependent epimerase/dehydratase family protein, protein MHETILVIGANGQIGTELVTELRNIYGGSEVVACDIRRPDYDTRNAGPFEFVNVLDKDNLKAVCQKYKPSTIYLLAAILSATGEQNPKLAWDLNMNGLLNVLDFAIEFNVRKVYWPSSIAVFGPGSPKDNTSQFCVMDPNTVYGISKLAGERWCEYYFQKHGLDVRSLRYPGLISWKAAPGGGTTDYAVHIFHDALKKGSYSSFLSADTRLPMMYMDDAIRGTIELMEAPAAKVSIRSSYNFAGMDFTPEELASEIRKHIPDFKLDYTGRDPRQLIANSWPRSIDDSFAKNDWNWKTKFDLPQMTEEMLTHLKK, encoded by the coding sequence ATGCATGAAACCATTTTAGTAATAGGCGCTAACGGACAAATAGGAACGGAGTTAGTTACCGAATTACGAAATATATATGGCGGCAGCGAGGTAGTTGCCTGCGATATCCGGCGTCCTGACTATGATACGAGAAATGCCGGCCCTTTTGAATTTGTTAATGTTCTGGATAAAGACAATCTGAAAGCTGTTTGCCAGAAATATAAGCCTTCTACGATTTACCTTCTTGCAGCGATACTTTCGGCTACAGGTGAGCAGAATCCAAAACTCGCGTGGGACCTTAATATGAATGGATTGCTGAATGTGCTTGATTTTGCCATCGAATTTAACGTCAGGAAAGTATACTGGCCTAGTTCGATTGCTGTATTTGGCCCTGGTTCACCCAAGGATAACACCAGCCAATTTTGTGTGATGGATCCAAATACGGTATATGGAATCAGCAAGCTGGCTGGAGAACGCTGGTGTGAATACTATTTTCAAAAACACGGGCTTGATGTAAGGAGCCTGAGATACCCTGGGTTAATTAGCTGGAAAGCTGCGCCAGGAGGAGGAACAACCGACTATGCAGTTCACATTTTCCACGACGCCCTTAAAAAAGGCAGTTATAGCTCTTTTCTTTCTGCAGATACCCGTTTACCTATGATGTACATGGACGATGCTATACGCGGAACCATAGAACTGATGGAGGCTCCCGCGGCAAAAGTAAGCATCCGCTCGAGCTATAACTTCGCCGGAATGGACTTTACACCCGAAGAGCTTGCTTCTGAGATCCGTAAACATATCCCTGATTTTAAATTAGATTACACCGGCAGAGATCCGCGTCAACTTATTGCGAACAGCTGGCCACGATCTATCGACGATAGCTTCGCAAAAAACGACTGGAACTGGAAGACTAAATTTGATCTGCCGCAGATGACGGAAGAAATGCTGACGCATCTCAAGAAATAA
- a CDS encoding YebC/PmpR family DNA-binding transcriptional regulator, which yields MGRAFEFRKERKFKRWAKMAVQFTRLGKEIAMAVKAGGPHPETNSRLRTAIQNSKAVNMPKDRVEAAIKRASSKEEKDYEEIVYEGYAPHGVAVLVETATDNTNRTVANVRSYFNKTGGTLGKTGSLDFIFSRKSVFRFDPKELDLEELEFELIDAGLEDLFVEADEEGNDIAVIHTSFEDFGKMQKTLEEKGIEVKSAKLERIALSTTEISEEQAADVLKLIDKLEEDDDVQAVYHNMA from the coding sequence ATGGGAAGAGCTTTTGAATTCCGTAAAGAAAGAAAATTTAAGCGTTGGGCGAAAATGGCTGTCCAGTTTACACGCCTGGGGAAAGAAATAGCGATGGCCGTAAAAGCCGGAGGGCCTCATCCTGAAACGAACTCGCGACTGCGTACTGCCATTCAGAATTCGAAAGCAGTAAACATGCCTAAAGACAGGGTGGAAGCGGCCATTAAACGGGCATCAAGCAAAGAAGAAAAAGATTACGAAGAAATTGTGTACGAAGGTTATGCACCACACGGTGTAGCTGTATTGGTAGAAACGGCGACTGATAATACCAATAGAACCGTTGCCAATGTACGTAGCTATTTTAACAAGACTGGCGGTACGTTAGGAAAAACAGGTTCTCTGGATTTCATTTTCAGCCGCAAATCGGTATTCCGTTTCGATCCAAAGGAACTCGACCTTGAAGAGCTGGAGTTCGAACTCATTGATGCCGGGCTGGAAGATCTGTTTGTAGAGGCCGATGAAGAAGGCAATGATATTGCCGTTATCCATACTTCATTTGAAGATTTCGGTAAAATGCAAAAGACCCTTGAAGAAAAAGGCATTGAAGTAAAAAGCGCTAAACTGGAACGAATCGCACTTTCAACTACAGAAATAAGTGAAGAACAGGCTGCCGACGTGCTGAAGCTTATTGACAAGCTGGAAGAAGACGACGACGTGCAGGCGGTTTATCATAATATGGCATAA